Proteins encoded together in one Rossellomorea sp. y25 window:
- a CDS encoding PolC-type DNA polymerase III, producing MEEKPLGKRERFQLLLKQLGLTEDAFVKYFQNAEIEKLAVFRKEKKWHFYFTFEEIIPCNVWSKFSISLQTSFKHIANVGFTIKVLNTQITEQHILDYWQDCVKEIQGISPPLLKLLNTQKPKINGNKIIVQASNDTEATQLKRKYGDMITSTFENFGFPKLVLDAEVSQVEEQSNEYEKFLEEKLKEDQERAKQALIEMEKAEKEEASDAPSGPFMLGLTIKDDADFRKIEEIYDEERRIAIEGYVFDCETRELRSGRTLLTFKVTDYSSSILVKMFSRDKEDAAIMNIMKKGMWVRCRGSIQNDTFVRDLVMIANDVNEIKPVLRLDTAPADEKRVELHMHTPMSQMDAVSSVSSLVSQAKKWGHKAVAITDHAVAQSFPEAYSASKKNDIKLLYGVEANLVDDGVPIAYNDRDLPLEDSTFIVFDVETTGLSAVYDTVIELAAVKIKNGEVIDKFESFANPHHPLSATTIELTGITDDMVQTAPEINDVLHDYHKWVGEDILVAHNASFDMGFLNAGYQKAGLPKATNPVIDTLELARLLYPQFKNHRLNTLAKKFDIELTQHHRAIYDAETTGYLLLKMLKDAVEKGITNHNQFNDYMGKGDAYKRSRPYHCTLIAQTEEGLKNLYKLVSISHMNYFFRVPRIPRSQLQKYRTGILVGSGCDKGEVFEGMMQKGKEEVEETAQFYDYLEVHPKEVYQHLIELDLVQSQKNLEDIIKNIVDLGKKLNKPVVATGNVHYLNENDKIYRKILVGSQGGANPLNRHELPDVHFRTTNEMLDAFSFLGKEKAKEIVVDNSNKIADLVDVIKPIRDDLYTPKIEGADEEMRRMSYSMAKNIYGEELPEIVEARLEKELKSIIGHGFAVIYLISHKLVKKSLDDGYLVGSRGSVGSSFVATMTEITEVNPLPPHYVCPSCKKSEFFDDGSVGSGFDLPNKDCPECGIPYKKDGHDIPFETFLGFKGDKVPDIDLNFSGEYQPNAHNYTKVLFGEDNVYRAGTIGTVAEKTAYGYVKGYANDHQLQIRGAEIDRLVSGCTGVKRTTGQHPGGIIVVPDYMDIYDFSPIQFPADDSSSEWKTTHFDFHSIHDNLLKLDILGHDDPTVIRMLQDLSGVDPKTIPTDDPEVMKIFSGTESLGVTEEQIMCKTGTLGIPEFGTRFVRQMLEDTKPTTFSELVQISGLSHGTDVWLGNAQELIHNNICNLSEVIGCRDDIMVYLIYQGLEPSLAFKIMEFVRKGKGLQDEWVEEMKKNGVPDWYIDSCLKIKYMFPKAHAAAYVLMAVRIAYFKVHHALLYYAAYFTVRAEDFDIEAMVRGSQAVRAKIEEINSKGLDASPKEKNTLTVLELALEMCERGYKFQKVDLYRSQAAEFVIDGDSLIPPFNSIPGLGTNAAINIVNARQDGEFLSKEDLQQRGRVSKTIIEYLDNHGCLEALPDKNQLSLF from the coding sequence ATGGAAGAAAAGCCCCTGGGCAAAAGAGAAAGGTTCCAACTGTTGCTAAAGCAATTAGGGTTAACAGAGGATGCCTTTGTAAAGTACTTTCAAAACGCTGAAATTGAAAAACTAGCGGTGTTTCGCAAGGAGAAGAAGTGGCATTTTTACTTTACTTTTGAGGAGATCATTCCGTGTAACGTGTGGAGTAAATTCTCAATTTCACTGCAAACATCCTTTAAACATATTGCAAACGTGGGATTTACCATTAAAGTGTTGAATACCCAAATCACAGAACAGCATATTTTAGATTATTGGCAGGACTGTGTGAAAGAAATCCAAGGGATATCACCGCCATTATTAAAATTATTAAATACTCAAAAGCCAAAAATCAATGGAAACAAAATCATTGTTCAGGCATCCAATGATACAGAAGCAACTCAGTTAAAGAGAAAATATGGTGACATGATCACCTCTACCTTCGAGAACTTCGGCTTCCCTAAACTGGTTCTGGATGCAGAAGTTAGTCAGGTCGAGGAACAGAGCAATGAGTATGAGAAATTTTTAGAAGAAAAGCTTAAAGAAGATCAAGAAAGAGCGAAACAGGCTCTTATTGAAATGGAAAAGGCTGAAAAAGAGGAAGCAAGTGATGCACCTAGTGGTCCATTCATGCTTGGTCTTACAATTAAAGATGATGCTGACTTCCGGAAGATTGAAGAAATTTACGATGAGGAACGAAGAATCGCTATCGAAGGATATGTCTTTGATTGTGAAACACGTGAATTACGAAGCGGTCGTACATTACTAACGTTTAAAGTAACTGATTACTCCAGTTCGATCCTGGTCAAAATGTTCTCGAGGGATAAAGAGGACGCTGCAATTATGAACATTATGAAAAAAGGTATGTGGGTTCGATGCCGTGGAAGTATTCAAAATGATACGTTCGTGCGTGACCTTGTGATGATTGCCAATGATGTAAACGAAATCAAACCTGTTCTGAGACTTGATACAGCCCCTGCCGATGAGAAAAGGGTAGAGCTTCACATGCACACACCCATGAGTCAGATGGATGCTGTATCTTCCGTATCAAGTTTAGTGTCTCAAGCAAAAAAATGGGGTCATAAAGCGGTTGCCATCACAGATCATGCCGTTGCACAATCGTTCCCTGAGGCGTATAGCGCAAGCAAGAAGAACGATATTAAACTGCTATATGGAGTAGAGGCTAATCTTGTAGATGATGGAGTACCAATTGCCTATAACGACCGGGATCTTCCTTTAGAAGATAGTACATTTATTGTCTTTGACGTTGAGACGACTGGACTTTCGGCAGTTTACGATACCGTCATTGAACTTGCCGCGGTGAAAATCAAGAATGGTGAGGTCATTGATAAATTTGAATCGTTTGCCAACCCTCATCATCCATTATCCGCTACTACCATTGAATTAACGGGGATCACAGATGATATGGTGCAAACGGCACCTGAAATAAACGATGTTCTTCACGACTATCATAAATGGGTAGGAGAAGATATATTAGTTGCTCATAATGCTTCCTTTGATATGGGGTTCTTGAATGCAGGGTATCAGAAAGCAGGACTCCCTAAAGCGACTAACCCTGTCATCGATACGCTGGAGCTTGCCAGACTATTGTATCCTCAATTCAAAAACCATCGTTTAAATACGTTAGCCAAGAAATTTGATATTGAACTGACCCAGCATCACCGAGCCATATATGATGCGGAAACAACTGGATACCTGTTATTGAAAATGCTGAAAGATGCCGTCGAAAAAGGAATCACCAATCATAATCAATTCAATGATTATATGGGGAAAGGCGATGCGTACAAGCGGTCAAGACCATATCACTGTACACTGATTGCTCAAACGGAAGAAGGTTTAAAGAACCTTTATAAACTAGTATCCATATCTCACATGAATTATTTTTTCCGTGTCCCGCGCATTCCCCGATCTCAGCTTCAAAAATATCGCACGGGAATTCTTGTTGGTTCAGGCTGTGATAAGGGCGAAGTGTTCGAAGGGATGATGCAAAAAGGGAAAGAAGAAGTTGAGGAAACGGCTCAATTCTATGATTACCTGGAAGTTCATCCAAAAGAAGTATATCAGCATTTAATAGAGTTGGATTTGGTGCAAAGTCAGAAGAACCTAGAAGATATCATAAAAAACATTGTGGATCTTGGTAAGAAATTGAATAAGCCTGTAGTGGCTACCGGTAACGTACATTACTTAAATGAGAACGACAAGATTTACCGGAAGATTCTCGTCGGTTCTCAAGGCGGTGCGAATCCGTTAAACCGACATGAACTTCCTGATGTTCATTTTAGAACAACGAATGAGATGCTGGATGCATTCTCTTTCTTAGGGAAAGAAAAAGCGAAAGAAATTGTTGTGGATAACTCCAATAAAATAGCCGATCTCGTAGACGTAATTAAACCAATCAGAGATGATCTTTATACGCCTAAAATTGAAGGGGCAGATGAAGAAATGCGGCGCATGAGTTATTCCATGGCAAAAAACATTTACGGAGAAGAGCTTCCTGAAATTGTAGAAGCGAGGCTGGAAAAGGAATTAAAGAGTATTATAGGGCATGGATTCGCAGTCATCTATTTAATTTCACATAAGCTCGTGAAAAAGTCATTGGATGATGGGTACCTTGTAGGATCCCGTGGATCAGTAGGATCTTCTTTTGTAGCCACGATGACAGAAATAACGGAAGTAAATCCTTTACCTCCCCACTATGTATGTCCATCTTGCAAGAAATCTGAGTTCTTTGATGATGGATCGGTAGGGTCCGGGTTTGATTTGCCTAATAAAGATTGTCCTGAATGTGGAATTCCTTATAAAAAGGATGGTCATGATATTCCCTTTGAAACATTCCTTGGATTTAAAGGAGACAAAGTCCCTGATATCGATTTGAACTTTTCAGGTGAATATCAGCCTAATGCCCATAACTATACGAAGGTTTTGTTCGGTGAAGACAATGTTTATCGAGCGGGTACAATCGGTACAGTGGCAGAAAAGACCGCCTACGGGTATGTAAAAGGGTACGCGAATGACCATCAGCTGCAAATCCGCGGAGCGGAAATCGATCGATTGGTAAGCGGGTGTACCGGAGTAAAAAGGACAACTGGTCAGCATCCTGGAGGTATCATTGTAGTCCCTGACTATATGGATATCTACGATTTCTCCCCTATCCAATTTCCTGCTGACGATTCAAGCTCGGAATGGAAAACAACACATTTTGATTTCCATTCTATTCATGATAATCTCTTAAAGCTTGATATCCTGGGGCACGATGATCCAACCGTGATTCGCATGCTTCAAGATTTATCTGGTGTAGACCCTAAAACCATTCCAACAGATGATCCTGAAGTAATGAAAATCTTCAGTGGGACGGAATCGCTCGGAGTGACAGAAGAACAAATCATGTGTAAGACCGGGACGCTCGGAATCCCGGAATTTGGTACACGATTTGTTCGTCAAATGCTTGAGGATACGAAACCGACTACATTTTCTGAGCTTGTTCAAATATCAGGTCTTTCGCATGGTACTGATGTATGGCTTGGCAATGCGCAAGAGCTTATCCATAATAATATTTGTAATCTGAGCGAAGTAATCGGTTGTCGTGATGATATTATGGTCTATCTCATCTATCAAGGACTCGAGCCTTCACTTGCCTTTAAAATCATGGAATTTGTACGTAAAGGGAAGGGACTCCAGGATGAATGGGTAGAAGAGATGAAGAAGAATGGGGTACCGGACTGGTATATTGATTCTTGTTTGAAGATCAAATATATGTTCCCTAAAGCACATGCAGCTGCCTATGTATTAATGGCTGTTCGTATTGCTTACTTTAAAGTGCATCATGCTCTCTTGTACTATGCTGCTTACTTCACCGTTCGTGCAGAGGATTTCGATATTGAAGCCATGGTGAGGGGATCACAAGCCGTCAGAGCTAAGATAGAAGAAATCAACAGCAAAGGCCTGGATGCATCTCCGAAAGAAAAGAACACGTTAACAGTATTGGAGTTGGCCCTTGAAATGTGTGAACGGGGATACAAATTCCAAAAGGTAGATCTGTATCGTTCACAAGCGGCTGAATTTGTTATAGATGGAGATTCATTGATTCCGCCGTTCAACTCGATTCCCGGGCTCGGGACGAATGCGGCCATCAATATTGTGAATGCAAGACAAGATGGCGAGTTTCTCTCTAAAGAGGATCTTCAACAAAGAGGTCGCGTCTCCAAGACAATTATCGAGTACCTGGATAATCACGGCTGCTTGGAAGCCTTGCCGGATAAGAACCAACTATCTCTATTCTAA
- the rimP gene encoding ribosome maturation factor RimP, whose protein sequence is MSKITTLVEELVTPILDDMSLELIDMEYVKEGSNWFLRVFIDKDSGVDIEECGIVSERLSEKLDEIDPIPHNYFLEVSSPGAERPLKKEKDFEKAIGKNVYVKTYEPLNGEKAFEGTLLSYTSDQLALEVTIKTRKKKVEIPTDKIAIARLAVTFS, encoded by the coding sequence ATGAGCAAAATAACAACACTTGTAGAAGAACTTGTTACACCAATCTTAGACGACATGTCTTTAGAACTCATTGACATGGAATATGTGAAAGAAGGTTCCAATTGGTTTCTTCGCGTATTTATTGACAAGGATTCAGGTGTGGACATTGAAGAATGCGGAATAGTAAGTGAAAGACTTAGTGAAAAGTTGGATGAAATTGACCCAATTCCTCATAATTACTTTTTAGAAGTTTCTTCACCGGGCGCTGAACGTCCTTTAAAGAAAGAAAAGGACTTTGAGAAGGCCATCGGCAAAAACGTTTATGTGAAAACATATGAGCCGTTGAACGGTGAAAAGGCCTTCGAAGGCACACTTCTTTCCTATACTTCAGACCAATTAGCATTGGAAGTAACCATTAAGACTCGAAAAAAGAAGGTTGAAATTCCAACAGATAAGATAGCTATCGCACGATTAGCTGTTACATTTTCATAG
- the nusA gene encoding transcription termination factor NusA codes for MSTQLLDALTVLEKEKGIARDVIIEAIEAALVSAYKRNFNQAQNVRVDLNLETGTMRVFARKEVVDEVFDSRLEISVEDAGEINPSYEVGDVVELEVTPKDFGRIAAQTAKQVVTQRVREAERGIIYSEFVDREEDIMTGIVQRQDNRFIYVALGKIEALLPVSEQMPNETYKPHDRIKVFITKVEKTTKGPQIFVSRTHPGLLKRLFEIEVPEIFDGTVEIKSVAREAGDRSKISVHAENSEVDPVGACVGTKGARVQAIVNELKGEKIDIVQWSEDPVTFVANALSPSKVLDVQVNEEDKATRVVVPDYQLSLAIGKRGQNARLAAKLTNWKIDIKSETDARELGLYPREDAFLPQDEEEEYDNEPLNIDFENQD; via the coding sequence ATGAGCACTCAGTTATTAGATGCTCTTACTGTTTTAGAGAAAGAGAAAGGCATTGCAAGAGATGTCATCATTGAAGCAATTGAAGCTGCACTTGTGTCGGCTTATAAACGAAATTTTAACCAAGCACAAAATGTCCGTGTAGACCTTAACCTTGAAACGGGTACGATGAGAGTCTTCGCTCGTAAAGAAGTTGTAGACGAAGTATTTGATTCCCGCCTTGAGATTTCTGTCGAGGACGCCGGGGAAATCAACCCTAGCTATGAGGTTGGAGACGTTGTTGAGTTGGAGGTTACACCAAAGGACTTTGGCCGAATCGCTGCCCAAACGGCTAAACAGGTTGTGACTCAACGAGTAAGAGAAGCTGAAAGAGGAATTATCTATTCCGAATTCGTGGATCGCGAAGAAGATATCATGACAGGTATCGTTCAACGTCAGGACAATCGCTTTATCTATGTGGCATTAGGTAAGATTGAGGCACTTTTACCTGTGAGTGAGCAGATGCCCAATGAAACTTATAAACCTCATGATCGCATTAAAGTGTTTATCACAAAGGTTGAGAAGACGACAAAAGGTCCTCAAATCTTTGTTTCAAGAACACACCCCGGATTACTGAAACGTTTATTTGAAATCGAAGTTCCTGAAATCTTTGATGGAACGGTAGAAATCAAATCTGTTGCACGTGAAGCCGGTGACCGATCTAAAATCTCTGTTCATGCAGAAAATTCAGAGGTAGACCCCGTTGGTGCTTGTGTAGGAACCAAGGGTGCGCGTGTGCAAGCAATTGTAAACGAATTAAAAGGTGAAAAAATTGACATCGTTCAATGGTCAGAAGATCCTGTAACATTCGTAGCCAATGCACTGAGTCCATCTAAAGTGCTGGATGTACAGGTAAATGAAGAAGATAAAGCAACAAGGGTAGTTGTTCCGGATTATCAACTTTCACTTGCAATCGGTAAACGTGGTCAAAACGCTCGCCTTGCAGCGAAATTGACAAACTGGAAGATTGATATCAAGAGTGAAACAGATGCACGTGAACTGGGATTATATCCTCGTGAAGATGCCTTCCTGCCTCAGGATGAAGAGGAAGAGTATGATAACGAACCTTTAAATATTGATTTCGAAAATCAAGATTAA
- a CDS encoding YlxR family protein, whose translation MGVNKKVPLRKCVATGEMKPKKEMIRIVRSKEGEVSIDPTGKKSGRGAYLSKDKDVILQAKKKNTLANQLQAKIDESLYDELISLVEKE comes from the coding sequence ATGGGTGTAAATAAGAAGGTACCATTGCGTAAATGTGTAGCAACGGGTGAAATGAAACCTAAGAAAGAAATGATCCGGATTGTCCGCTCGAAAGAAGGGGAGGTTTCCATCGATCCTACCGGTAAGAAATCAGGACGGGGAGCTTATCTTTCAAAGGATAAAGACGTCATTTTACAAGCTAAAAAGAAAAATACTTTAGCCAATCAATTACAAGCGAAAATAGATGAATCTCTTTACGATGAATTGATTAGCCTTGTGGAGAAGGAGTAA
- a CDS encoding YlxQ family RNA-binding protein, with protein MNQNRWMSLLGLANRARKIISGEELVIKEVRNGRAKLVILSKDASANTYKKITDKCNSYNVPVSLVDSRNDLGQAIGKEARVVVAIMDAGFAGKLSELLDESQWG; from the coding sequence ATGAACCAAAATCGTTGGATGTCACTTTTAGGATTGGCGAATCGGGCACGTAAGATTATTTCAGGTGAAGAGCTTGTTATTAAAGAAGTTCGTAATGGACGAGCAAAACTTGTCATTCTTTCCAAAGATGCTTCTGCTAATACGTACAAGAAAATCACGGACAAATGTAATTCCTACAATGTCCCGGTTAGTTTGGTGGATAGCAGAAATGATTTAGGTCAGGCCATTGGAAAAGAAGCCAGGGTAGTGGTGGCTATAATGGATGCAGGCTTTGCCGGGAAATTATCCGAACTGCTCGATGAATCTCAGTGGGGGTGA
- the infB gene encoding translation initiation factor IF-2, translating to MSKTRVYEYAKKYNVSSKDVIGKLKQLNIEVSNHMATIEDDAVTKLDAMYKGNSGSQGNKPGQKDSKASASKSEEAPNKEKVKSAPKSREGKKHEQQHQSKEKKVFNNNNNKNKNNKQNKQNKNFKQAPQQQQPAKKKELPSKITFSESLTVSELAKKLHKEPSEIIKKLFMLGVMATINQELDKDSIELIAGEYGVEVEEEIKVDATDLEVYFTEDTQEQVEERPSVVTIMGHVDHGKTTLLDSIRNTKVTAGEAGGITQHIGAYQVEVDGKKITFLDTPGHAAFTTMRARGAQVTDIAIIVVAADDGVMPQTVEAINHAKAAEVPIIIAVNKMDKEAANPDRVMQELTEYELVPEAWGGDTIFVPLSALSGEGIDNLLEMIVLVSEVEELQANPNRLAQGTVIEAQLDKGRGSVATLLVQNGTLKVGDPIVVGNTFGRVRAMVNDLGRRVKEAGPSAPVEITGLNDVPQAGDRFVVFEDEKTARSVGEARASQALQAQRGEKSKVSLENLFEQMKQGEMKDLNLVLKADVQGSVEALAASLLKIEVEGVNIRIIHTGVGAINESDITLAAASNAIVIGFNVRPDVNAKRTADTEGVEIRLHRIIYKVMEEIEAAMQGMLDPEFEEKIIGQAEVRQTFKVSKVGTIAGSYVTEGKISRDSGVRLIRDGIVIFEGELDALKRFKDDAKDVAKGYECGITIKNFNDVKEGDVIEAFIMEEITRK from the coding sequence ATGAGCAAGACGCGTGTTTATGAATATGCAAAAAAATACAATGTTTCAAGCAAAGATGTTATCGGGAAATTAAAGCAACTGAATATTGAGGTATCAAACCATATGGCAACTATAGAAGACGACGCAGTAACAAAATTAGACGCGATGTACAAAGGGAATTCCGGCAGTCAAGGGAATAAACCTGGCCAAAAGGATTCAAAGGCAAGTGCATCAAAGTCAGAAGAAGCTCCTAACAAGGAAAAAGTAAAATCAGCACCGAAAAGTCGTGAAGGAAAAAAACACGAACAACAGCACCAGTCAAAGGAGAAGAAGGTCTTCAATAATAACAACAACAAAAACAAAAATAACAAACAAAATAAGCAAAATAAAAATTTCAAACAGGCTCCACAGCAACAGCAGCCTGCCAAGAAAAAGGAACTACCTTCAAAAATCACTTTCTCTGAGTCATTAACGGTTTCAGAGCTTGCGAAAAAGCTTCACAAAGAGCCATCTGAAATCATTAAAAAACTATTCATGCTTGGTGTAATGGCAACAATCAACCAAGAGTTGGATAAAGACTCGATTGAGCTGATTGCAGGAGAATATGGAGTGGAAGTAGAGGAAGAGATCAAAGTAGATGCTACTGATCTTGAAGTATACTTCACTGAAGATACACAAGAGCAAGTAGAAGAGCGTCCTTCAGTTGTGACAATCATGGGTCACGTTGACCATGGTAAAACGACGCTGCTTGATTCTATCCGTAACACGAAAGTAACGGCAGGAGAAGCTGGAGGGATCACTCAGCATATCGGTGCTTATCAAGTAGAAGTAGATGGAAAGAAAATCACATTCCTTGATACTCCTGGACATGCTGCCTTCACAACAATGCGTGCCCGCGGTGCTCAAGTAACGGATATTGCGATCATCGTTGTAGCTGCTGATGATGGTGTCATGCCTCAAACAGTTGAAGCAATCAACCATGCGAAAGCTGCTGAAGTTCCGATTATCATTGCCGTTAATAAAATGGATAAGGAAGCTGCAAATCCAGATCGTGTAATGCAAGAACTGACTGAATACGAATTGGTTCCTGAAGCGTGGGGTGGGGACACAATCTTCGTTCCGCTATCTGCATTATCTGGTGAAGGTATCGATAATTTACTTGAAATGATCGTCCTTGTAAGTGAAGTGGAAGAGCTTCAAGCGAATCCAAATCGTCTTGCACAAGGTACAGTGATTGAGGCACAATTAGACAAAGGCCGAGGATCTGTAGCGACTTTACTTGTTCAAAACGGTACTTTAAAAGTTGGAGATCCAATCGTTGTAGGAAACACGTTCGGTCGTGTGCGTGCAATGGTCAATGATCTTGGTCGCCGTGTGAAAGAAGCAGGTCCATCTGCCCCTGTTGAAATCACAGGTTTAAATGATGTTCCTCAAGCAGGAGATCGATTCGTTGTATTTGAAGACGAGAAGACGGCTCGTTCTGTTGGTGAAGCTCGTGCATCTCAAGCTCTGCAAGCACAGCGTGGAGAGAAGTCTAAAGTAAGTCTTGAAAACCTGTTTGAACAAATGAAACAAGGTGAAATGAAGGACCTGAACCTTGTTCTTAAAGCAGACGTTCAAGGTTCAGTAGAAGCTCTTGCAGCTTCATTGCTGAAAATTGAAGTTGAAGGTGTAAATATTCGTATCATCCATACTGGTGTGGGAGCGATTAACGAATCAGATATTACACTGGCAGCAGCGTCCAACGCCATTGTTATAGGTTTTAATGTTCGTCCTGATGTAAATGCGAAACGTACGGCTGATACCGAGGGAGTAGAAATTCGATTACACCGTATTATCTATAAGGTAATGGAGGAAATTGAAGCTGCTATGCAAGGGATGCTGGACCCTGAATTCGAAGAAAAAATCATTGGTCAAGCAGAAGTTCGTCAAACATTTAAAGTGTCTAAAGTTGGTACGATTGCGGGAAGCTATGTAACAGAAGGTAAAATTTCTCGCGACAGCGGCGTTCGTCTGATTCGTGATGGAATTGTTATCTTTGAAGGTGAACTCGATGCCCTTAAACGCTTTAAGGATGATGCGAAAGACGTAGCCAAAGGCTACGAATGTGGTATTACGATTAAGAACTTTAATGATGTGAAAGAAGGCGACGTTATCGAAGCCTTCATCATGGAGGAAATTACACGTAAATGA
- a CDS encoding DUF503 family protein, which translates to MITYVECECMIYDSHSLKEKRAVLQRVLSRLKQKFNVSVSEIGHQDVWQRTRIAMVTVASSKGASEREIEHALKFIDSFPEWERLETQIESL; encoded by the coding sequence ATGATCACGTATGTTGAATGTGAGTGTATGATTTATGATTCTCACTCTTTAAAAGAAAAGCGGGCGGTCCTGCAGAGGGTCTTGTCACGCCTCAAACAAAAATTTAATGTATCTGTCTCTGAAATCGGCCATCAGGATGTATGGCAACGAACCAGGATTGCCATGGTCACCGTCGCTTCTTCTAAAGGAGCCAGTGAAAGAGAAATTGAGCATGCATTGAAATTCATTGATTCTTTTCCAGAGTGGGAGAGACTGGAGACCCAAATCGAGTCGTTATAG
- the rbfA gene encoding 30S ribosome-binding factor RbfA — MSHRANRVGEQMKKELSDIIGRKIKDPRIGFVTVTDVQVTGDLQQAKVYITVLGGEDQRENTLKGLAKAKGFIRSEVGQRIRLRKTPEIIFEFDESIDYGNHIESLLRKVQDEPEESKDTEE, encoded by the coding sequence ATGAGCCATCGTGCGAATCGTGTTGGCGAGCAAATGAAGAAAGAGCTCAGCGATATTATCGGACGAAAAATAAAGGATCCACGCATTGGCTTTGTAACGGTTACAGATGTGCAGGTAACTGGAGATTTACAACAGGCAAAAGTGTATATTACCGTTCTGGGTGGAGAAGACCAAAGAGAAAACACGCTTAAAGGTCTGGCGAAGGCAAAAGGGTTCATCCGTTCTGAAGTAGGACAGCGAATCCGTCTCCGCAAAACACCTGAAATTATTTTTGAGTTTGATGAATCGATTGATTATGGTAATCATATTGAATCTTTATTAAGAAAAGTTCAAGATGAACCAGAAGAGTCTAAAGATACAGAAGAGTAA
- the truB gene encoding tRNA pseudouridine(55) synthase TruB, whose amino-acid sequence MNGILPLWKPRGMTSHDCVFKLRKLLRTKKVGHTGTLDPEVSGVLPICIGRATKIAEYITASGKTYEGEVTLGFSTTTEDAWGELVEEKKVDRTITRAEVEEILRSLTGDIVQTPPMFSAVKVNGKRLYEYARLGIEVDRPSRTVHIHNLQLLENWNELDSDDPSFTFEVVCGKGTYVRTLAVEIGKRLGYPAHMSALTRTQSASFRKEDCYTLEDVKEFVENENPKGLLLPLEMGLSHLPKMAISDTLAEKVKNGARLEEPEDWPESKEVVMEYHGKVIAIYQRHPDKPGIIKPVKVLFND is encoded by the coding sequence ATGAATGGAATCCTGCCCTTATGGAAGCCTCGCGGCATGACGTCCCATGATTGTGTATTTAAATTAAGAAAGCTCCTTAGAACGAAAAAGGTTGGCCATACAGGTACCCTTGATCCAGAGGTTTCTGGCGTACTGCCTATTTGTATTGGAAGGGCAACGAAGATAGCTGAATACATTACAGCATCAGGAAAAACCTATGAAGGGGAAGTCACTCTCGGTTTTTCGACTACTACGGAAGATGCCTGGGGTGAGCTCGTGGAAGAAAAGAAGGTGGACCGCACGATTACTAGGGCAGAGGTTGAGGAGATACTCCGAAGTTTAACAGGCGACATTGTTCAAACGCCTCCAATGTTTTCGGCGGTAAAGGTAAATGGCAAACGGTTATATGAATATGCAAGGCTTGGGATAGAAGTAGACAGACCATCAAGAACTGTTCATATCCATAATCTTCAATTACTGGAGAATTGGAATGAATTAGACAGTGATGATCCATCTTTTACTTTTGAAGTAGTTTGTGGCAAAGGGACCTATGTGAGAACCCTTGCAGTTGAAATTGGAAAAAGACTTGGATATCCAGCTCATATGTCCGCCCTTACCCGTACGCAATCAGCTAGTTTTAGAAAAGAGGACTGTTATACCTTAGAAGATGTAAAAGAGTTTGTTGAAAATGAAAACCCAAAGGGACTTCTTCTCCCGTTGGAAATGGGACTTTCTCATTTGCCGAAAATGGCAATTAGTGATACATTAGCAGAGAAAGTGAAGAACGGAGCACGCTTAGAAGAGCCTGAGGATTGGCCAGAAAGCAAAGAGGTAGTGATGGAGTACCATGGCAAGGTCATTGCCATCTATCAGCGTCATCCGGACAAACCTGGGATTATCAAGCCTGTTAAGGTGCTTTTCAACGACTAG